The following are from one region of the Sphingomonas sp. J315 genome:
- a CDS encoding formimidoylglutamate deiminase: MSRHIRMALWFETALLDHGWTDRVRLTLAGGRIERVEVGVDPERGDERHFAALPGLPNLHSHAFQRAMAGLAEVRGASNDDFWSWRELMYRFVARIGPEQCEAIAALAYAEMLESGFTRVGEFHYLHHAPDGSRYADVAEMSGRIAAAAEIAGIGLTLLPVFYAHGGFGGQPPGAAQARFINDVDGFADLVDRAGAKLSHDGVIGIAPHSLRAVTPDELGALLPIADGGPVHIHIAEQVKEVDDCIAWSGRRPVRWLLDAAPVDARWTLVHATHVDPGEVAELAARRAVAGLCPITEANLGDGLFPAGAFLDSGGVIGVGSDSNVRIDAAEELRLLEYGQRLTLRGRNQLASDVQPSTGARLFDVAVAGGGQSLGVETGLAAGRPADIVSLDRNDPAFEGRSGDALIDSWIFASRRPIDSVWRGGVKQVEGGRHRHRDAIEARYRVALRELLA, translated from the coding sequence ATGTCTAGACATATTCGCATGGCGCTTTGGTTCGAAACTGCGTTGCTGGATCATGGCTGGACCGATCGGGTCCGGTTGACGCTGGCGGGCGGGCGGATTGAGCGGGTTGAGGTCGGGGTCGATCCTGAGCGCGGTGACGAGCGGCACTTCGCGGCGTTGCCGGGGCTGCCGAACCTGCACAGCCACGCATTCCAGCGCGCGATGGCGGGGCTGGCCGAGGTCCGCGGGGCGTCGAACGACGACTTCTGGTCGTGGCGGGAGTTGATGTACCGCTTCGTGGCGCGGATCGGGCCGGAGCAGTGCGAGGCGATTGCGGCGCTGGCCTATGCCGAGATGCTGGAGAGCGGCTTCACCCGGGTCGGCGAGTTCCATTACCTGCATCACGCCCCGGATGGGTCCCGCTATGCCGATGTCGCCGAGATGAGCGGGCGGATCGCGGCGGCGGCGGAGATCGCCGGGATCGGCCTGACTCTGCTACCGGTGTTCTATGCGCATGGCGGGTTTGGCGGACAGCCACCGGGCGCGGCGCAGGCGCGGTTTATCAATGATGTCGACGGCTTTGCCGATCTGGTCGACCGCGCTGGAGCGAAGCTGTCGCATGACGGGGTGATCGGAATCGCGCCGCACAGCCTGCGCGCGGTGACGCCCGACGAGCTGGGTGCGCTGCTGCCGATTGCCGATGGCGGGCCGGTGCATATCCATATCGCCGAGCAGGTGAAGGAAGTGGACGACTGCATTGCGTGGAGCGGGCGGCGGCCGGTACGCTGGTTGCTCGACGCGGCACCGGTCGATGCGCGCTGGACGCTGGTGCATGCCACGCATGTCGATCCGGGCGAGGTCGCCGAGCTCGCGGCGCGCCGGGCGGTGGCGGGGCTGTGTCCGATTACCGAGGCCAATCTGGGCGACGGGCTGTTTCCTGCGGGCGCATTTCTCGATAGCGGCGGGGTGATCGGCGTGGGGAGTGATTCCAACGTCCGGATCGATGCGGCGGAGGAGTTGCGGTTGCTCGAATATGGCCAGCGGCTGACCCTGCGCGGACGCAATCAGCTGGCGAGCGATGTGCAGCCATCGACCGGGGCGCGGTTGTTCGACGTCGCCGTGGCGGGGGGTGGGCAGTCGCTGGGTGTCGAGACGGGCCTTGCCGCAGGACGCCCGGCCGACATCGTATCGCTCGATCGCAATGACCCGGCGTTCGAAGGGCGCAGCGGCGACGCGCTGATCGACAGCTGGATCTTCGCCAGTCGCCGCCCGATCGACAGCGTGTGGCGCGGGGGCGTCAAGCAGGTCGAGGGTGGACGGCACCGGCATCGCGATGCGATCGAGGCGCGTTACCGCGTGGCGCTCCGGGAATTGCTCGCATGA
- the hutI gene encoding imidazolonepropionase, protein MATPADKLWRNARLATMTGGGLGVVEHGAVAATGDTISYVGPGAEAPDAAEIIDCDGRWITPGLIDCHTHLVHAGNRAKEFEARLEGATYEEIARAGGGILSTVTATRAASEDELIATALPRLDQLIAEGVTTVEIKSGYGLTLNDELKMLRAARRLGDVRNIRVRTTLLAAHAVPPEYRGDADGYVDLVCREIIPATVGLADAVDAFCEGIGFTPEQTGRVFAAAVVHGLPVKLHAEQLSNLNGAALAARHGALSADHLEHLDNAGIAAMKRSGTIATLLPGAFYFTREERRPPVQTLRDAGVPIALATDCNPGTSPMASILLAMNMGATLFRLTVEECLRGVTINAAHALGLELGVLEPGSPCDLAIWNISDPAELVYRIGANPLHSRVFAGQ, encoded by the coding sequence ATGGCGACTCCCGCAGACAAACTCTGGCGCAACGCCCGTCTCGCGACGATGACCGGCGGCGGGCTGGGCGTTGTCGAGCATGGTGCGGTCGCAGCAACCGGCGATACGATCAGCTATGTCGGCCCCGGTGCCGAAGCTCCCGACGCCGCCGAGATCATCGACTGCGACGGCCGCTGGATCACCCCCGGACTGATCGATTGCCACACCCATCTCGTCCATGCCGGCAACCGCGCCAAGGAGTTCGAGGCACGGCTGGAGGGCGCGACCTATGAAGAGATCGCCCGCGCCGGCGGCGGCATCCTCTCCACCGTCACCGCGACCCGCGCGGCGAGCGAGGACGAACTGATCGCCACCGCCCTACCCCGGCTAGACCAGCTGATCGCAGAGGGCGTCACCACGGTCGAGATCAAGTCCGGCTACGGCCTGACCCTGAACGACGAACTCAAAATGCTCCGCGCCGCCCGCCGCCTCGGTGACGTGCGCAACATCCGCGTCCGCACAACCCTGCTCGCCGCCCACGCCGTGCCGCCCGAATATCGCGGCGACGCCGATGGCTATGTCGATCTGGTGTGCCGCGAGATCATCCCCGCCACCGTCGGCCTTGCCGACGCGGTCGACGCCTTTTGCGAGGGCATCGGCTTCACCCCGGAACAGACCGGTCGCGTCTTCGCCGCCGCCGTGGTCCATGGCCTCCCGGTAAAGCTCCACGCCGAACAACTCTCCAACCTGAACGGCGCTGCGCTCGCCGCCCGCCATGGCGCGCTGTCGGCCGACCATCTCGAGCATCTCGACAACGCCGGTATCGCCGCGATGAAGCGTTCAGGGACCATCGCCACCTTGCTCCCCGGAGCCTTCTACTTCACCCGCGAGGAACGCCGCCCGCCGGTTCAGACACTTCGCGACGCCGGCGTGCCGATCGCTCTAGCCACCGACTGCAACCCCGGCACCTCCCCGATGGCGTCGATCCTGCTGGCTATGAACATGGGCGCGACCCTTTTCCGCCTCACGGTCGAGGAATGCCTGCGCGGCGTCACGATCAACGCGGCCCATGCGCTTGGACTGGAGCTTGGCGTCCTCGAGCCCGGCAGCCCGTGCGATCTCGCCATCTGGAACATCTCCGACCCCGCCGAGCTGGTCTATCGCATCGGCGCGAACCCCCTCCATTCCCGAGTATTTGCAGGCCAATGA
- the hutH gene encoding histidine ammonia-lyase has translation MITPGNTPLSTWNAIYRGEPAPLDPSCHPKVAASADAVQAILARHEPVYGINTGFGKLASVRIGDEDLETLQRNIVLSHAAGVGDPMPAPVVRLMIALKLASLAQGQSGVKPETIAMLQDMLDRGITPIIPSQGSVGASGDLAPLAHLAAAMIGVGEVEMGPRRIPARTMLGGLTLGPKEGLALLNGTQFSTAYALAALFETEKLFRAALVTGALSTEAAKGSDTPFDPRIHQVRGHRGQIEVAQALAGLMEGSAIRASHREGDERVQDPYCLRCQPQVMGACLDLIRQAAATLAIEANGVTDNPLIFSDTGEALSGGNFHAEPVAFAADMLALAICEIGSLAERRIAMLVDPALSGLPAFLTPRPGLNSGFMIPQVTAAALVSENKQRAHPASVDSIPTSANQEDHVSMAGHGARRLLDMTANLSHILGIEYLAAAQGCDFHSPLTSSEPLEAARALLRDQVPHLEDDRHFAPDMALATALVTSGALGADLPGVTG, from the coding sequence ATGATTACGCCCGGCAACACCCCGCTCAGCACCTGGAACGCCATCTATCGCGGCGAACCCGCCCCGCTCGACCCGTCCTGCCACCCTAAGGTTGCGGCCAGCGCCGATGCGGTACAGGCCATCCTCGCCCGCCACGAGCCCGTCTATGGCATCAACACCGGCTTCGGTAAGCTCGCCAGCGTCCGCATCGGCGACGAAGACCTCGAAACGCTCCAGCGCAACATCGTGCTCAGCCACGCGGCGGGCGTCGGCGACCCCATGCCAGCGCCCGTCGTGCGCCTGATGATCGCGCTCAAGCTCGCCAGCCTCGCCCAGGGGCAAAGCGGCGTGAAGCCCGAGACGATCGCGATGCTTCAGGACATGCTCGACCGCGGCATCACCCCCATCATCCCCTCACAGGGATCGGTCGGCGCGAGCGGCGACCTCGCCCCGCTCGCCCATCTCGCCGCCGCGATGATCGGCGTGGGGGAGGTCGAGATGGGCCCGCGTCGCATCCCCGCCCGCACCATGCTCGGCGGCCTCACCCTCGGGCCGAAGGAAGGGCTGGCCCTGCTCAACGGCACGCAATTCAGCACCGCCTACGCCCTCGCCGCGCTGTTCGAGACCGAAAAGCTGTTCCGCGCCGCGCTCGTCACCGGCGCGCTATCGACCGAGGCGGCCAAGGGCTCCGACACCCCGTTCGATCCCCGCATCCATCAGGTGCGCGGCCATCGCGGCCAGATCGAGGTCGCACAGGCGCTCGCCGGGCTGATGGAAGGTTCCGCGATCCGCGCCTCACACCGCGAGGGCGATGAGCGCGTGCAGGACCCCTATTGCCTGCGATGTCAGCCCCAGGTGATGGGCGCATGTCTCGACCTGATCCGTCAGGCTGCCGCAACACTGGCGATCGAGGCGAATGGCGTTACTGACAACCCCCTTATCTTTTCCGACACCGGAGAAGCACTGTCGGGCGGCAATTTCCACGCCGAACCGGTCGCCTTCGCCGCCGACATGCTCGCTTTGGCGATCTGCGAGATCGGCAGCCTCGCCGAACGCCGCATCGCGATGCTGGTCGATCCGGCGCTGTCGGGCCTCCCCGCCTTCCTGACCCCCCGCCCCGGGCTCAATTCGGGCTTCATGATCCCGCAGGTCACCGCCGCCGCTTTGGTCAGCGAGAACAAGCAGCGCGCTCACCCGGCCAGCGTCGATTCGATCCCGACCAGCGCCAATCAGGAGGATCATGTCTCGATGGCCGGGCACGGTGCCCGCCGCCTGCTCGACATGACCGCCAACCTTTCGCACATCCTCGGAATCGAGTATCTTGCTGCGGCCCAAGGCTGCGACTTCCATTCGCCGCTCACCTCCAGCGAACCGCTCGAAGCCGCCCGCGCGCTGCTCCGCGATCAGGTGCCGCATCTGGAGGACGACCGCCACTTCGCCCCCGACATGGCGCTGGCGACGGCGCTGGTCACCAGCGGCGCGCTGGGCGCGGATCTGCCGGGAGTTACGGGATGA
- a CDS encoding MerC domain-containing protein — protein sequence MRAMVAKWFDGLAVGASALCLIHCLGLPLLIAALPALAGRLDLGEGFHLGVLAFALPVSAVALVDGWRRHRGLTPLFVGAAGLALLAAGLAFEEWVAVETGVTVAGSLLLAGAHVANWRGAGFGRPLGTSVSVRLRGPTPTPPLKGRGL from the coding sequence ATGCGGGCAATGGTGGCGAAATGGTTTGACGGACTGGCGGTTGGCGCTTCGGCGCTGTGCCTGATCCATTGCCTGGGGCTGCCGTTGCTGATCGCCGCCTTGCCCGCGCTGGCGGGGCGGCTCGATCTGGGCGAGGGGTTTCACCTTGGCGTGCTGGCGTTTGCATTGCCGGTCAGCGCGGTCGCGCTGGTCGACGGATGGCGGCGGCATCGCGGGCTGACGCCGTTGTTCGTCGGGGCCGCCGGTCTGGCGCTGTTGGCGGCGGGGCTGGCGTTCGAGGAGTGGGTTGCGGTCGAAACGGGTGTGACGGTGGCGGGGAGTTTGTTGCTGGCCGGGGCGCATGTGGCGAACTGGCGGGGGGCGGGGTTTGGTCGCCCCCTCGGCACCTCGGTCTCGGTGAGACTTCGCGGCCCCACCCCAACCCCTCCCCTGAAGGGGAGGGGCTTATAG
- the hutU gene encoding urocanate hydratase produces MTTRTDNSRRIKAPTGTDRTAKSWLTEAALRMLMNNLDPDVAEAPESLVVYGGIGRAARNWEAYDKIVETLRRLDADQTLLVQSGKPVGVFRTHPDAPRVLIANSNLVPHWATWEHFHELDRKGLAMYGQMTAGSWIYIGTQGIVQGTYETFVEAGRQHYGGDLSGRWILTAGLGGMGGAQPLAATMAGASCLAIECQPSRIEMRLRTRYLDRSANSIDEALEIIHTSDTPISVGLLGNAAEVLPELVKRGIRPDMVTDQTSAHDPINGYLPAGWTLDQWFAKRETAPHEVEAAARASMATHVRAMLAFEEMGVPTFDYGNNIRQVAKDAGVADAFAFPGFVPAYIRPLFCRGIGPFRWAALSGNPEDIWKTDQKVKELLPGNHHLHNWLDMARERIAFQGLPARICWVGLGDRHRLALAFNEMVASGELEAPIVIGRDHLDSGSVASPNRETEAMMDGSDAVSDWPLLNALLNTASGATWVSLHHGGGVGMGYSQHSGMVIVADGTPEAAKRLERVLWNDPATGVMRHADAGYEIAKTCAGEMGLDLPGIL; encoded by the coding sequence ATGACCACCCGCACCGACAATAGCCGCCGCATCAAGGCACCCACCGGCACCGATCGCACCGCAAAAAGCTGGCTCACCGAAGCCGCGCTGCGCATGTTGATGAACAATCTCGACCCGGATGTTGCCGAAGCGCCCGAGAGCCTCGTCGTCTATGGCGGGATCGGCCGGGCGGCGCGCAACTGGGAAGCCTATGACAAGATCGTCGAGACGCTCCGCCGCCTCGACGCCGATCAGACCCTGCTCGTCCAGTCGGGCAAGCCGGTTGGCGTGTTCCGCACGCATCCCGATGCCCCGCGCGTGCTGATCGCCAATTCCAACCTCGTGCCGCATTGGGCAACCTGGGAGCATTTCCACGAACTCGACCGCAAGGGGCTGGCGATGTACGGCCAGATGACTGCGGGGTCGTGGATCTATATCGGCACCCAGGGCATCGTTCAGGGCACCTACGAAACCTTCGTCGAGGCCGGGCGTCAGCATTATGGCGGCGATCTGTCGGGCCGCTGGATCCTCACCGCCGGCCTCGGCGGCATGGGCGGCGCACAGCCGCTCGCGGCGACGATGGCGGGCGCGTCATGCCTCGCGATCGAATGCCAGCCGAGCCGCATCGAGATGCGCCTGCGCACCCGCTACCTCGATCGCTCTGCAAACAGCATCGACGAAGCGCTTGAAATCATTCACACATCGGACACACCCATCTCGGTCGGCCTGCTCGGCAACGCCGCCGAAGTGCTCCCCGAACTGGTCAAGCGCGGGATTCGCCCCGACATGGTCACCGACCAGACCAGCGCACATGATCCGATCAACGGCTACCTTCCCGCCGGCTGGACGCTCGACCAGTGGTTTGCCAAGCGCGAAACCGCCCCGCACGAGGTCGAAGCCGCCGCCCGCGCCTCGATGGCCACCCATGTCCGCGCAATGCTCGCGTTCGAGGAAATGGGCGTGCCCACCTTCGACTATGGCAACAATATCCGTCAGGTCGCGAAGGACGCGGGCGTCGCCGACGCCTTCGCCTTCCCCGGCTTCGTCCCCGCCTATATCCGCCCGCTGTTCTGCCGCGGTATCGGCCCGTTCCGCTGGGCGGCGCTGTCCGGCAACCCGGAGGATATCTGGAAGACCGATCAGAAGGTGAAGGAACTACTCCCCGGCAACCACCACCTCCACAACTGGCTCGACATGGCGCGCGAGCGCATCGCGTTCCAGGGGCTGCCCGCGCGCATCTGCTGGGTGGGCTTAGGCGACCGCCATCGCCTTGCACTGGCATTCAACGAGATGGTCGCGAGCGGCGAACTCGAAGCCCCCATCGTCATCGGTCGCGACCATCTCGACAGCGGATCGGTCGCCAGCCCCAATCGCGAGACCGAAGCGATGATGGACGGGAGCGATGCGGTATCCGACTGGCCCCTGCTCAACGCCCTGCTCAACACCGCCAGCGGCGCAACCTGGGTCTCCCTCCACCATGGCGGCGGCGTCGGCATGGGCTATTCGCAGCATAGCGGCATGGTCATCGTCGCCGACGGCACCCCTGAAGCGGCGAAACGGCTCGAGCGCGTGCTATGGAACGACCCGGCAACCGGCGTGATGCGCCACGCCGACGCGGGCTATGAAATCGCCAAGACCTGCGCCGGGGAGATGGGACTAGACCTGCCGGGGATCCTATAA
- the hutG gene encoding N-formylglutamate deformylase: MIVTVRGEGPLIVSIPHAGLEIPADIAPSLVSLNRARYDADLYVDQLYAFAFKLGATIVRTTTSRTVIDVNRDPSGATLYPGQFTTGLCPVETFDGDPLYHPGKEPDDAEIARRRSAYFDPYHALLRAEIDRLRALHPTIVLYEAHSIRSVVPKLFDGRLPEFNIGTNSGAACAPELAAAIAAICTDQQRSHVVDGRFKGGWTTRHYGEPDKGVHAIQMELAMRTYVEEVPAANWPPRWDGIHAAQAHATLRPILTAAIDFAKAQA; the protein is encoded by the coding sequence ATGATCGTCACCGTCCGGGGCGAAGGCCCGCTGATCGTCAGCATCCCGCATGCGGGCCTCGAAATCCCCGCCGACATCGCCCCGTCGCTCGTCTCGCTCAACCGCGCGCGCTACGACGCCGATCTGTATGTCGACCAGCTCTACGCCTTTGCGTTCAAGCTCGGCGCGACGATCGTGCGCACCACCACCTCGCGCACCGTGATCGACGTCAACCGCGATCCCAGCGGCGCGACACTCTATCCGGGCCAGTTCACCACCGGCCTCTGCCCGGTCGAGACGTTCGACGGTGACCCGCTCTACCACCCGGGCAAGGAACCCGACGACGCCGAAATCGCGCGCCGCCGCAGCGCCTATTTCGACCCCTATCACGCTTTACTGCGCGCCGAGATCGACCGCCTCCGCGCGCTTCACCCAACCATCGTTCTCTACGAAGCGCATTCGATCCGCAGCGTGGTGCCCAAACTGTTCGACGGACGCCTGCCCGAATTCAACATCGGCACCAACAGCGGCGCGGCCTGCGCCCCCGAACTCGCCGCCGCCATCGCCGCGATCTGTACCGATCAGCAACGCAGCCATGTCGTCGACGGCCGCTTCAAGGGCGGCTGGACCACCCGCCATTACGGCGAACCCGACAAGGGCGTCCACGCCATCCAGATGGAGTTGGCGATGCGCACCTATGTCGAGGAAGTGCCCGCCGCCAACTGGCCGCCACGCTGGGATGGCATCCACGCCGCGCAGGCACACGCCACGCTTCGCCCGATCCTCACCGCCGCCATCGACTTCGCGAAAGCCCAAGCATGA
- a CDS encoding general secretion pathway protein GspK: MTRRDDEQGMILVNVLMFVAIASGLVLLMIGREELALDRALRSREAARAAAIVRGGELSALAALQRDALAAPQVDHAGEEWASIGANGATIDGGTFDLAVSDAEGRFNVNMLRSGDAVPVILFQKLARIAGLDEQHTVEAIAYIRTQGPVSDVRPIRLIPGADPAAIARLERMVTALPGKTTINLNAADQELLAFLIGDPVAAERIVAIRKRNGQITLRDLSDLKVSQPPGTAFSSNTYWTRVRAKIGDTTQQGATLIQRRRTPEGKVETVPVARWRNAAVPPEAPALAGG, encoded by the coding sequence ATGACCCGGCGCGACGACGAGCAGGGCATGATCCTGGTCAATGTGCTGATGTTCGTCGCTATCGCCAGCGGGCTGGTGCTGCTGATGATCGGACGCGAGGAGCTGGCGCTCGACCGGGCGCTGCGCAGTCGCGAGGCGGCGCGGGCGGCGGCGATCGTGCGCGGGGGCGAGCTGTCGGCGCTTGCCGCGCTCCAGCGCGATGCGCTGGCCGCGCCGCAAGTGGACCATGCGGGCGAGGAGTGGGCGTCGATCGGGGCCAATGGCGCGACGATCGACGGGGGCACGTTCGATTTGGCGGTCAGCGATGCCGAGGGGCGGTTCAACGTCAACATGCTGCGCAGCGGTGACGCGGTCCCGGTGATCCTGTTCCAGAAGCTCGCGCGGATCGCCGGGCTGGACGAGCAGCATACGGTTGAGGCGATCGCCTATATCCGAACGCAAGGGCCGGTCAGCGATGTGCGGCCGATCCGGCTGATCCCCGGCGCGGACCCGGCGGCGATTGCGCGGCTGGAGCGGATGGTGACGGCGCTGCCCGGCAAGACCACGATCAACCTGAATGCCGCGGATCAGGAGCTGCTGGCGTTCCTGATCGGCGATCCGGTCGCGGCCGAGCGGATCGTCGCGATCCGCAAGCGCAACGGGCAGATCACGTTGCGCGACCTGTCCGATCTCAAGGTCAGCCAGCCGCCGGGGACGGCGTTCAGCTCCAACACCTATTGGACGCGGGTGCGCGCGAAGATTGGCGATACGACTCAGCAGGGGGCAACGCTGATCCAGCGGCGGCGGACGCCTGAGGGCAAGGTTGAGACTGTGCCGGTGGCACGCTGGCGCAACGCGGCGGTGCCGCCCGAGGCTCCAGCGCTCGCGGGCGGTTGA